In the genome of Campylobacter concisus, the window AGTGTGGTCGTAAGAGATATAAAAGATGGTGTGAAGGTTTACGGAGTGCCAGCGTGCGAGCGTGGCAAGATATAAAATTTAAAAATAAGTGCTAAAATCGCTAAAAAATCACGAAAGGTATGAACATGGATAGGGTTTTTTTATCTCCGCCAAACATGAGTGGAAAAGAGCAGGAATATATAAAAAAAGTTTTTGAAAGCAACTATATAGCGCCACTTGGTGAGTATGTAAATAAATTTGAAGAAAGTATAAAAAACTACACTGGCGCTAAAGATGCGCTAGCGCTATCTGCAGGAACTGCGGCGCTTCACCTAGCACTTCGCGTCCTTGGCGTAAAAGAGGGCGACTTTGTGCTGGCTTCTAGTTTTACTTTTATGGCTTCAGTCTCGCCTATACTTTACGAAAAAGCAACTCCGGTCTTTATAGATAGCGACGAGAGCTGGAATTTAAGCCCAGAGCTACTAAAAAAAGCGATATCAAATTTACCTAAAAAGCCAAAGGCATTAGTCGTCACACATCTTTACGGCCAAGCTTCAAAGATGAAAGAAATTTGCGAAATTTGCCAAAACGAGGGTATCGCTTTGGTCGAGGATGCAGCTGAAGCGCTTGGTGGATTTTACGGCGGCAAGGCGCTTGGCACATTTGGCGTGATGGGTGCATATAGTTTTAATGGCAACAAGATCATCACCACTTCAGGTGGCGGCGTGTTGGTTGGAGATAGTGAATTTGTGGAAAAAGCTAGGTTTTACAGCACTCAAGCAAGAGAGCCGCTACTTCACTACGAGCACAAAGACTATGGCTACAACTACCGTTTAAGCAACGTTCTAGGCGCTATTGGCGTGGCACAGATGGAAGTTTTAGAAAAAAGAGTTGAGCAAAAGAGAAAAGTATTTGAAATTTATGAAAAAGAGCTTGGTGACGTTTTAGAATTTATGCCAGAGCTAGCAGATTCTCGTGGCAACAGATGGCTCACAACTGGCGTTTTTGCTAAAAAAGATGCGCATTTAAAGGTTATAAAAGCACTAGCTGATCAAAATATCGAGAGCCGTCCACTTTGGAAGCCTATGCACATGCAGCCAGTATTTAAGGGCGCGCTAAGCTTTATCGATGGTTGCAGTGAAGATCTATTTTCAAGAGGAATTTGTTTGCCAAGCGGTAGCGATATGAGCGAGGAAACGCAAGCAAAAGTGGTCAAACTAGTCAAGGAAAACGCTTAAATGTTTCATGCGACAAAGTTAAAAAGGCTTATATTTTTCCTTATTGGCGATGTTTTTATATTTACGTTTTCGATATATGCGGCTTATCTTTTGAGATTTAACGCAAACATCCCAGACATCTACGTTCAGGGCCTTTTTGTAACGGCTGGATTTTTGATTATTTTTAAGCTATTTTTTCTATGGATGTTTAAAATTTACAAGGTGCCGTGGAGATTTTTTGGACTAAATGAGGCTAGAAAAATTTTCTTAGCTCACGTTTGCTCAGCGGTTTTGTTTACGATCATATTTTTCATAATACAAGACTTCTTTAATCCATACCCAAGAAGTGTTATTTTCATCGATCTTCTAATTTCATGCCTACTTATTGGACTTTTGAGAATTTCAAAGCGCATGGTGCTTGACTTTTCAAACAAACCTCACAAAGGTGAGCCTTGTGTTGTTATAGGTGCTACCTCAAAAGCACTTCACGTTTTGCGTGGCTTAAAGCAAGGGTATCTTGACTATTACGCAGTTGGCGTGGTAGATGGCAGGAGTGATCTTGTGGGCACTTATTGTGATGGTTTCTTAGTGCAAGATAAAAAAGAGATACCAAATTTGATAAAAGACTACGATGTAAAGACCGCTATTATCGCACTTGCACTTGATCAAGATGGGCTTCAAGCTTTAGTTGATGAACTAACTGGATATGGCATAAGAGATATGAAGCTATTTTCGCTTATCGAAAACGAGCCGATCAAGGATATCTCTATCGAAGACTTGCTCGCTAGGAAGCCAAAAGACCTAAATCCTGAAGCCATCTCAAATTTTTTAAAAGACAAAAAAGTGCTTGTTACTGGAGCTGGTGGTAGCATAGGAAGTGAAATTTGTAAGCAGTGCTTAAAATTTGGAGTAAGCGAGCTTATTATGGTTGAGCACAGTGAGTTTAACCTTTATAAAATAGGCGAAGATACAAAAGATAAAAGGACTATCAGTAAGCTTGTAAATATCACAAATTTAAAGGATTTTGAAGAAGTTTTTGCTGACTTTGAACCTGAGATTGTTATCCACGCAGCAGCATATAAACATGTGCCGCTTTGTGAGTTAAACCCTCGCTCGGCTGTCGAAAATAATATCCTTGGCACAAAAAATGCTGTCGATCTTTCAAAAAAATATGGCGTTAAAAAATTTGTCATGATCTCATCAGACAAGGCCGTACGCCCAACAAATATAATGGGCACAACTAAGCGTGTTTGTGAGCTTTATGCTTTAAATTCAAATGAAGCTGGCGTGTGTGAGATAGTTTGCGTGCGCTTTGGAAATGTCCTTGGCTCAAGTGGTTCTGTTATACCGAAATTTAAAGCACAAATTGCCGCAAATAAGCCACTAAGTGTTACTCACCCAGAGATCACAAGGTACTTTATGCTTACGTCTGAAGCATGCCAGCTAGTCCTTCAAGCAGCCTCTATCGCAAAAGGTGGAGAGCTTTTCGTACTTGATATGGGCGAGCCTGTTAAGATAGTTGATCTTGCTAAAAAGATGCTTCTTCTTTCAAATAAAGAGCATTTGGGTATAGAATTTGTAGGTCTTAGACCAGGTGAGAAGCTTTATGAAGAGCTACTTATTAACAAAGATGATGTGCAAACCAAGTATGAGTCGATCTTTGTGACACATTCAGAGCCTTACGATTTGGCACTTTTAAACTCGCAGATAAGTGAGCTTTTGCAGCTTGAGGATAATGAGATCGCACCTACACTTAAGGTGATTGTGCCTGAGTTTAATCATGCGCTAAATTTAAAAGGCTAGTTTTGGTTATAAAAGATATTAAGAGATTTAGTGACACGAGGTACAAGGTAAGGGCGTATATCTGCTATTTATTTAGTAGAAATTTAACAAACAGACTGCCTGGAGTGTGCTTAGAAAACATAAAAGCTGGCTTTGATAAGATCAGCAACGAGATAGAAAATTTTGATGCACTATACATCTTAGATGAAAATGGCATACAGATCGAAGACTCTATCAGTCTAAATGAAAAGTATAAAATTCCAAAAGGCGAAAACCGCGCAAACAAGGCATACTATTACACTGCAGTGCGTGAGAAAAGGTGCGTTTTAAGCGATCCATATCCATCAAGTTTAAATGGAGGTTTATGCGTCACAGCAAGTGTGCCTATCTATAACGAAAAAAATAAGCTTAAATTTATCGCTTGTATCGACATAAGCCTAGAAAATATCCTAAATATGGTCGATAGCGGCTTTGTCGAGGAGCATTTTGGTAGATTTTTAAAGACAGTCTATGCGCTCTTTTGTGCATCACTTTTTATGATTTGTGCATTTTTATTTTGGCACGGGGTAAAGAGCTTTATCTCAAAAAGTATCGAGCATATAAATGTCGAAGAAATTTTTGAATCAACCATCATTTTAACGCTAGCTCTTGCCATTTTTGATCTTGTTAAGACGATATTTGAAGAAGAGGTTTTAGGTAAAAATCAAGAAGAAAATAGCGTTATTTATAAGACGATGGTGAGATTTATCGGCTCAATTATCATTGCACTTGCGATCGAAGCGCTTATGCTAGTCTTTAAATTTGCTATTACTGCACCTGAAAATATCATAAACGCTATCTATCTAATAGGCGGCGTGGCGATGCTAATGGCGGCACTTAGCTTTTATCTTTTCAGCGTAAAAAGACAAGAGAACAGATGATCGCTATTATTGATTATGGTGCGGGCAATATCAAAAGCGTGATAAATGCTTTTAAATTTCTTGGACATGAGTGCGTTTTAGTAAGTGAGCCTGATAGTTTAAAAGAGTACTCTCACATCGTTTTGCCAGGCGTTGGAGCTTTTGGTGAGGCGATGACAAAGCTAAAAAATAATGGCATGGATGAAGCCGTAAAAGAAGCTGTAAAAAGCGGCAAAGCTTTTATTGGTATTTGTCTTGGCATGCAGCTTTTATTTGAGCGAAGTTTTGAGTTTGGCGAGCATGAGGGACTTTCTCTTTTGCCTGGCGAGGTTGTAAAATTTAATGAAACTAATTTCGATAAGCCATTAAAAATACCCCATATTGGTTGGAACGCTTTGGAATTTAAGCAAAATAGTCCATTAAATTTAGGACTAAAAAAGCTTGAGTATTTATATTTTGTACATAGCTATCATGTGGTTTGTGATGATAAATTTGCACTGGCAAAGACGACTTATGGATATGAATTTACAAGTGCGGTTTGGCATGAAAATATCTTTGGCTTTCAGCCTCATCCAGAAAAAAGTCATGAAGCTGGACTTAAAATTTTAGAGAATTTTGCGAGGTTATGATGGAAATTTTTCCAGCGATTGATTTAAAAGAGGGACAAGCAGTTAGACTTAGCAAAGGTCTTATGCAAAGTGCAAAAATTTATAGCAACGAGCCAAGTGAACTTGCTAAGAGATTTGAAGATTATGGCGCAAAATGGCTTCATGTGGTTGATTTAGACGGTGCATTTGCTGGAGAGACGATAAATTTTAAAACAATTGAAAAGATTACAAAGGCTACAAATTTAAGCGTCCAAGTGGGTGGCGGCATAAGAGATGAAGAGCGAATAAAACGCTATTTAGATCTTGGAGTTAGCAGAGTGATCCTTGGCTCAGTTGCTCTTAGAGATCCAGAATTTACAGCAAAAATGGCTGAAATTTATAGAGTTGTAGTCGGCATTGACGCAAAAGATGGCTACGTGGCCGTACAAGGTTGGGGTGAGATCTCAAATATAAAAGCAGTCGATCTTGCAAGAAAATTTGCAGATGTTGGTGTGGAAGCTGTGATTTGCACCGATATTAACAAGGATGGAATGCTTGGCGGAGTTAATGTTGAGTTTAGCTTGCAAATAGCTAGAAATAGCAAGCTTGAGACGATAGCAAGTGGTGGCGTGAGTGATATAAATGATATTTTGATGCTAAAAGCCACAAATGAGATTAGTGGCGTAATAGTTGGGAAAGCCTACTATGAGGGGTTGCTTGACCTAAAAGAGGTCTTTAAACTACTTAGATAGCGTTAAAGCTTTTATAAATTTAAATTAGCTAGAATAGGGCAATTTTTACTAAAAGGATATTATGTGAAGATTTTGGTTGTAGATGACAGTTCAACAATGAGAAGAATCATAAAAAATACTTTACAAAGGTTAGGACATCAAGAAATTCTTGAGGCTGAGCACGGTCTTGAGGCTTGGAATATCTTAACTCAAAATGAAGGTATCGAAGTTCTTATCACTGACTGGAATATGCCTGAGATGAATGG includes:
- a CDS encoding aminotransferase DegT — its product is MDRVFLSPPNMSGKEQEYIKKVFESNYIAPLGEYVNKFEESIKNYTGAKDALALSAGTAALHLALRVLGVKEGDFVLASSFTFMASVSPILYEKATPVFIDSDESWNLSPELLKKAISNLPKKPKALVVTHLYGQASKMKEICEICQNEGIALVEDAAEALGGFYGGKALGTFGVMGAYSFNGNKIITTSGGGVLVGDSEFVEKARFYSTQAREPLLHYEHKDYGYNYRLSNVLGAIGVAQMEVLEKRVEQKRKVFEIYEKELGDVLEFMPELADSRGNRWLTTGVFAKKDAHLKVIKALADQNIESRPLWKPMHMQPVFKGALSFIDGCSEDLFSRGICLPSGSDMSEETQAKVVKLVKENA
- a CDS encoding UDP-N-acetylglucosamine 4,6-dehydratase, encoding MFHATKLKRLIFFLIGDVFIFTFSIYAAYLLRFNANIPDIYVQGLFVTAGFLIIFKLFFLWMFKIYKVPWRFFGLNEARKIFLAHVCSAVLFTIIFFIIQDFFNPYPRSVIFIDLLISCLLIGLLRISKRMVLDFSNKPHKGEPCVVIGATSKALHVLRGLKQGYLDYYAVGVVDGRSDLVGTYCDGFLVQDKKEIPNLIKDYDVKTAIIALALDQDGLQALVDELTGYGIRDMKLFSLIENEPIKDISIEDLLARKPKDLNPEAISNFLKDKKVLVTGAGGSIGSEICKQCLKFGVSELIMVEHSEFNLYKIGEDTKDKRTISKLVNITNLKDFEEVFADFEPEIVIHAAAYKHVPLCELNPRSAVENNILGTKNAVDLSKKYGVKKFVMISSDKAVRPTNIMGTTKRVCELYALNSNEAGVCEIVCVRFGNVLGSSGSVIPKFKAQIAANKPLSVTHPEITRYFMLTSEACQLVLQAASIAKGGELFVLDMGEPVKIVDLAKKMLLLSNKEHLGIEFVGLRPGEKLYEELLINKDDVQTKYESIFVTHSEPYDLALLNSQISELLQLEDNEIAPTLKVIVPEFNHALNLKG
- a CDS encoding imidazole glycerol phosphate synthase subunit HisH, producing the protein MIAIIDYGAGNIKSVINAFKFLGHECVLVSEPDSLKEYSHIVLPGVGAFGEAMTKLKNNGMDEAVKEAVKSGKAFIGICLGMQLLFERSFEFGEHEGLSLLPGEVVKFNETNFDKPLKIPHIGWNALEFKQNSPLNLGLKKLEYLYFVHSYHVVCDDKFALAKTTYGYEFTSAVWHENIFGFQPHPEKSHEAGLKILENFARL
- a CDS encoding 1-(5-phosphoribosyl)-5-((5-phosphoribosylamino)methylideneamino)imidazole-4-carboxamide isomerase (catalyzes the formation of 5-(5-phospho-1-deoxyribulos-1-ylamino)methylideneamino-l-(5-phosphoribosyl)imidazole-4-carboxamide from 1-(5-phosphoribosyl)-5-[(5-phosphoribosylamino)methylideneamino] imidazole-4-carboxamide), with translation MEIFPAIDLKEGQAVRLSKGLMQSAKIYSNEPSELAKRFEDYGAKWLHVVDLDGAFAGETINFKTIEKITKATNLSVQVGGGIRDEERIKRYLDLGVSRVILGSVALRDPEFTAKMAEIYRVVVGIDAKDGYVAVQGWGEISNIKAVDLARKFADVGVEAVICTDINKDGMLGGVNVEFSLQIARNSKLETIASGGVSDINDILMLKATNEISGVIVGKAYYEGLLDLKEVFKLLR
- a CDS encoding two-component system response regulator, which codes for MKILVVDDSSTMRRIIKNTLQRLGHQEILEAEHGLEAWNILTQNEGIEVLITDWNMPEMNGLELVKKVRAEQKYVDMPIIMVTTEGGKAEVITALKAGVNNYIVKPFTPQVLKEKLEDVLG